The segment gcagtgttccaaactgtacagggaatgctgacacttttcatagtcttcccaaggaagcaaacactcgacgggcatggctgatgtttgtctatgagaagatccctgtgaagttcgacactcaattattcatttgcttgaaccatttcaccaaagacagttttgaaaacctttcCTACAACATCTTGTAGGAAACTAGACGCACTTGTTGTGTGGTTGTTTCCCTCAGTTAATTGAGTTGTGGATTGTGTCTGACATGCTGTATTGGACAGTTaattgaagtgtgacaggaaaagaatggagagggaggaagacataCAGAAAAGGGTGAAGGCTGGTTTGAAGCCAGGCTGTTGCGGTACTGCCCCAGATTTTAGAGCATGCACACTAACCCAGTGAGCTAACAGGGGAACCCTGCTTTCTTCTGGTTTTCTGACACCCCAACCCGGGAGTGTGCTGCAGTTACAGGGATCTGGGCCCACGGAAGTGTTTGGTACTACGCTCtgtgctggatttgaacccaggttgTTGTGGTTTGGGCCCTTGTTCTCAACCCACTACACCACAATTTGTTTCTGCAACATGGTTAAAACAGATATGTACAGCTTACCGtctattaggggtgggaatatTTTGGTAACTCACGAGTTTTTCAATTTTTAATCAAATTTGGATTCAATATATGCCTACataaaatttaaaaaacaatccCCCACCCCTAGTAAGAACTCAAACACAGGAAGTAAGCAGCCCATGTTAGGATGTCCTGACGCCAGGGATGCAGTTCCTTGCATTACCACAAGATGGAAACCTCAGCCCACCTGTTAAGTACTGTCTGACCTGTCCCACTCAACCGTCTTCtgcgtggaggtgtgtgtgtgtgtgtgtgtgtgtgtgtgtgtgtgtgtttgtgtgtccgtgtgggGGGGTGTCCACCAGACCAGACATGTTGAGTGCCATGAGTTTGCGACAGCCATCTCTGGGAGTACTACCTTTCAGGTAAGAAAACAcattcactcaaacacacacacatgaaaacacaaacgcacacaacacatacacatggtTGTCTGTCATGAGATGAGTTAGAGAGAAGATTGCATCTGAAAGAAATCAATCCTCGGATCaattccttccctctctctggggcTCTATCTCATGAGACCCATGAAAATGactgtaaatatgttgttaattTTCCATTCTTTTGCAACCCTAACCGGGAGTTTAATCTTACAGTAGCCTATGTAAGGTTCTAGATGTTTGCTTATTTACacaaaatgtttgtgtttttccatTTATGGTAATCAGTAGTAGCCCAAAGAGTTAACATGAACAGAGGAAGCAGAATAGACTGGTGTAGTGGAAGATATCTTTGGAAGATAGGAAGTTACCGTAGCATTTCAGACTTCCTTCACTCTGGAGTCTGCCCATTGCTGTGCCGTTCTGTACCAATCAGAAGATGTTCTGTTGTCAAATTGTGACATTTAGATATGCTATCAGGTAGGCTAAATATTTTACgtattttaaaaacattttatttatacttgcatacagtgtttgattttgaaaaCAATTTCATGTTTCTCCTAATAGgcaaaacaaccatggaaaTTATGGAAACTTCGTCCTCAATTAATGACACTTACTTTGATGTAAGCTATGATTACAGCTATTATTATGACTATATGAATGGTTTTTGGCCATGTGAAAATACTCAGGGCGAAGCATTTGGGCGGAATTTTCTAGTCCTTACTGAAAGCATTATTTGCTTGCTCAGCATTATCGTAAATGCGCTTTTTATTTTCTCTTCGGTCAAATCAAAACTTATGCAAAAGATATTACCTATGAGCATTGCCATCTCCAGTATTTTGTTTACAATCACATTGCCGTTTTATGCTATTTATGCTCACAGTGAATGGATGTTTGGCAACATTGTCTGTAAGACCGTCACAGCTATTCACACTACTACTATGTATAGCAGTATACTTTTTAGTATTTGTTTAGGTCTGGAGATATATTTAGGTGTGAAATGGAACTTGTCAGGGAGGACCTACTCATCACCAGTAAGACTTCCAATAGTTTGCTCTGTGATTTGGATATTATCTTCATTGGCTGCACTACCATCTTGGACCTTTGTCGAAGAGGTCAACAGCAATGGACAGAAACTTTGCACCTACCATTTTGGAGAAGACCACCACCCATCTACTTGGATGATCTTTAAAAAGTTTCAGCTGAACATCTTTGGCTTTCTCGTACCCTTTTCAATCCTTCTGTTCTGCTACTTGCGAGTCTGCTGTGCCATGACCAAGCTTGCTCCGCGGGGGAAATCAAGTGCTCACAAACTCCTGGTGGTTGTGGTAGTATTCTTTGTACTTTGGTTTCCATACAACTGTGTCTTGTTTCTGTATTCTGTGCAGATCTGGCAAGCATGGAGCTGTACCTCCAACCTTAACCTGGAATTTGCCATTCAGATCACCGAATGCATTGCTTTCAGTCATAGTTTTATCAACCCTATTGTGTATGGATATGTTAACAGGAGGGTTTGGAGGTGTTTCGCCAAAATGTGTGTGGGGAGATGTAAAACTAGTACTGAGTATACTCTGGAGGGGACCAACAGTACTGATTCCTCCTCAGTCCATGGAGATGGTGTTGAGCTAAAAGCAGTTCAGTGTCACCACCAAAATACAGCAAATACACTTCCTGAGAGACTGTCATGAAGAATATATGAATGGCTATGTTAAGGCTTGCTAAAACACAATGAAGAAACTAGTGTGAATGCGTGTATGGAATCTTGTTTGCTTAAAAATTATACACGTTTAGGCAGTCAGTAAATGCAAGCAATTCTCAATCGAGATGAATCCATTGGTTTGTTTTGTACTTCTGCTGATCTCTTCAGGAAATGAGGTTGACAACACACTTCCTAATTGTTTCATTATGTCAGCACAACTTATTTTTTATCAGTATCCTTGATTTGTTTTCTTGAACAAGAGCCATACAAGTTCTATTTCATTTTATTAAGTACAGTTTTGTACTAAGAGTACAAAAGAGAGTAAAAATATCACTTTTCAGCTTCTGTTTTCCTTACATTATAACCAATGGTGTCAGTAGAAACAAAAGCAGCATGGTAATTCTTCCAGCATTTCCAAAAATCAAACTTGCGGATCCAACCCTATGTCCTTTGCCGTTATGGGAGTCCATAAAGGCAACTCTTAGAAGGCCTAGTATGTAATCCAGATCATTTCAGCAATTATATGAACACAGCATGATGCAATTAGGCAAAATGGATGTACTACAATTTACACAGAAGGGCGCTATGTTCATTCATTATGTGTCATATATTCTTGTTTGCCATGTTGGTGCCATGAAACTGCACTCATGAGTAGCTGATGACGCAAAGATATGTTCTGTCTGCTGCATTGTACTAGGCATGGTACTATGCACTACTGTAATGCAGAAGTCATTGTAAGGCTAGTTGATGAACTGAGATGCTAAGACTGCACTGCTGTATTACTATTTTAGTTCACCTTATATTCATCAGATGTGAAGGTTGCTATACTTTTTGAATTATTGTAGGATTGTAGTACattagctgagatgttacttaacGATGTTGCTAGCAAATACAGACTTTTCCTTGACACTGACCGAGTATGCACTTGTGATTCTTGATCTTCTACAATATTGTCTCTGTACTATTTGTacttcgctttggataaaagagtcatccaaatgaattaaatgtaaaaTTATTGACATTTGACGTAGCTTGCATTTGACATTGACACAGTTTGACATTTCAATCAAGCTCTCCAATGTGGAAGAGAGCTTGCTGCTGCGCGTTTAACAATGGGAATTTAGTAGAGTAGAATGCAATTCGTTGCATGCTTCCGTCACATAGGcagttctttttttccccaaatGAACAGAATGTATGTTTTTAGAATCTTTACTGGATGGCGATAAGCCCACAAACTACTGCGTCTT is part of the Osmerus eperlanus chromosome 13, fOsmEpe2.1, whole genome shotgun sequence genome and harbors:
- the LOC134032408 gene encoding atypical chemokine receptor 2; this encodes MFLLIGKTTMEIMETSSSINDTYFDVSYDYSYYYDYMNGFWPCENTQGEAFGRNFLVLTESIICLLSIIVNALFIFSSVKSKLMQKILPMSIAISSILFTITLPFYAIYAHSEWMFGNIVCKTVTAIHTTTMYSSILFSICLGLEIYLGVKWNLSGRTYSSPVRLPIVCSVIWILSSLAALPSWTFVEEVNSNGQKLCTYHFGEDHHPSTWMIFKKFQLNIFGFLVPFSILLFCYLRVCCAMTKLAPRGKSSAHKLLVVVVVFFVLWFPYNCVLFLYSVQIWQAWSCTSNLNLEFAIQITECIAFSHSFINPIVYGYVNRRVWRCFAKMCVGRCKTSTEYTLEGTNSTDSSSVHGDGVELKAVQCHHQNTANTLPERLS